In one window of Caballeronia sp. TF1N1 DNA:
- the trpD gene encoding anthranilate phosphoribosyltransferase has translation MTITAQEALQRTIEHREIFHDEMLHLMRTIMRGEMSPVMAAAIITGLRVKKETIGEIAAAATVMREFANHVEVADNSHFVDIVGTGGDGSHTFNISTASMFVSAAAGAKVAKHGNRGVSSKSGSADVLEALGVNIDLTPEQVAASIAETGMGFMFAPNHHPAMKNIAPVRRELGVRTIFNILGPLTNPAGAPNQLQGVFHEDLVGIQVRVMQRLGANHVLVVYGKDGMDEVSLGAATKVGELKNGEVNEYEIHPEDFGLQMVSNRSLKVQDAQESKTMLLGALNNKAGVAREIVTLNAGAALYAADIVDSIAEGMAAAREAIASGAAREKVEALVRFTQQFTK, from the coding sequence ATGACGATCACCGCACAAGAAGCGCTGCAACGCACGATCGAGCATCGCGAAATCTTTCACGACGAAATGCTGCATCTCATGCGCACCATCATGCGCGGCGAGATGTCGCCGGTGATGGCCGCTGCGATCATCACCGGCTTGCGCGTGAAGAAGGAAACCATCGGCGAGATCGCGGCCGCCGCGACTGTCATGCGCGAGTTCGCCAATCACGTCGAGGTGGCGGACAACTCCCATTTTGTCGATATCGTCGGCACGGGCGGCGACGGCTCGCACACTTTCAACATTTCCACGGCATCGATGTTCGTTTCCGCCGCCGCCGGCGCTAAGGTCGCGAAGCACGGCAATCGCGGCGTGTCGAGCAAGTCGGGCAGCGCGGACGTGCTCGAAGCGCTTGGCGTGAATATCGATCTGACGCCGGAACAAGTCGCCGCCTCGATTGCCGAAACCGGCATGGGCTTCATGTTCGCGCCGAACCATCATCCGGCAATGAAGAACATCGCGCCCGTGCGCCGCGAGCTCGGCGTGCGGACCATCTTCAATATTCTCGGGCCGCTGACCAATCCGGCGGGCGCGCCGAATCAGCTGCAGGGCGTGTTCCATGAAGACCTCGTCGGCATCCAGGTTCGTGTGATGCAGCGGCTCGGCGCAAACCACGTGCTTGTCGTGTACGGCAAGGACGGGATGGACGAAGTGTCGCTCGGCGCCGCGACCAAGGTCGGCGAATTGAAGAACGGCGAAGTGAACGAGTACGAGATTCATCCCGAAGACTTCGGTCTTCAAATGGTCTCGAACCGCTCGCTGAAAGTGCAGGACGCGCAGGAATCGAAAACCATGCTGCTCGGCGCGCTGAACAACAAGGCGGGTGTAGCGCGCGAGATCGTCACGCTGAACGCGGGCGCGGCGCTCTACGCGGCCGACATCGTCGATTCGATCGCCGAGGGCATGGCCGCCGCGCGCGAAGCCATCGCCAGCGGCGCGGCGCGCGAAAAGGTCGAAGCTCTCGTGCGCTTCACGCAGCAATTCACCAAATAA
- the trpC gene encoding indole-3-glycerol phosphate synthase TrpC, which yields MSDILDRIIAVKREEIRAAEQSAPLEELRLEASARDLRDFVGALRAKHAEGRAAVIAEVKKASPSKGVLREHFVPGEIARSYEQGGAACLSVLTDVQFFKGSVAYLEEARAACSLPVLRKDFIVDPYQIMEARAMGADCILLIAAALELSQMQDLEAYAHSLGLAVLIEVHDADELRDALTLKTPLIGINNRNLRTFQTTIDTTIGMLEAVPDDRIVVTESGILSRHDVDRLRAMHVHTFLVGEAFMRADDPGTELARMFF from the coding sequence ATGAGCGACATTCTGGATCGCATCATCGCGGTGAAGCGCGAGGAAATCCGCGCCGCCGAACAAAGCGCGCCGCTCGAAGAACTCAGGCTCGAAGCGAGCGCGCGCGACTTGCGCGATTTCGTCGGCGCGCTGCGTGCGAAGCATGCTGAAGGCCGGGCCGCGGTCATTGCGGAAGTGAAGAAGGCGAGCCCTTCCAAAGGCGTGCTGCGCGAGCACTTCGTGCCGGGCGAAATTGCACGCTCCTACGAGCAAGGCGGCGCCGCGTGCCTTTCCGTGCTCACCGACGTGCAGTTCTTCAAAGGCAGCGTCGCGTATCTCGAAGAAGCGCGCGCCGCGTGCAGCCTGCCGGTGCTGCGCAAAGACTTTATCGTCGACCCTTATCAGATCATGGAAGCGCGCGCGATGGGCGCCGACTGCATTCTGCTGATAGCCGCCGCGCTCGAACTTTCGCAGATGCAAGATCTCGAAGCCTATGCACATTCGCTCGGACTCGCGGTGCTAATCGAAGTGCACGACGCCGACGAACTGCGAGACGCGCTCACGCTGAAAACGCCGCTCATCGGCATCAACAATCGCAATCTGCGCACGTTCCAGACGACTATCGATACGACCATCGGCATGCTCGAAGCGGTGCCGGACGACCGCATCGTGGTGACGGAATCGGGCATTCTCTCGCGCCACGACGTGGACCGGCTGCGAGCGATGCACGTGCATACGTTCCTCGTCGGCGAAGCGTTCATGCGCGCCGACGATCCGGGCACGGAACTCGCGCGAATGTTCTTCTGA
- a CDS encoding CYTH domain-containing protein, which yields MGIEQEIKLALPPSQHDDVARFFDERTGAGKPMELANVYFDTPDCALAKAKSALRLRRTPDQWLQTYKVLGESKAGLSRRHEWEMPVAGESLEIDALLVSCEDEAARKALQDAAPNLIALFRTDFRRIVWDIEREGSQIEVALDAGKITADVDGENHHAEISELELEIKSGDAKALSTLAAELRGAFPELDPEDLSKAERGYRLRERPESAVDDAEA from the coding sequence TTGGGCATCGAACAGGAAATCAAGCTCGCGCTGCCGCCTTCGCAGCACGACGACGTGGCGCGCTTTTTCGACGAGCGCACCGGTGCGGGCAAGCCGATGGAACTGGCGAACGTCTATTTCGACACGCCGGATTGCGCGCTCGCCAAGGCGAAGTCCGCATTGCGCCTGCGCCGCACGCCCGACCAGTGGCTTCAGACGTACAAGGTGCTGGGCGAATCGAAAGCCGGCTTGAGCCGTCGTCACGAATGGGAGATGCCGGTGGCGGGCGAATCGCTTGAAATCGATGCGCTCCTTGTTTCCTGCGAAGACGAAGCGGCCCGCAAGGCGCTGCAGGACGCCGCGCCGAATCTGATCGCCCTGTTTCGCACGGACTTCCGGCGCATCGTGTGGGACATCGAGCGTGAAGGCTCGCAGATCGAAGTCGCGCTCGACGCCGGCAAGATCACGGCGGACGTGGATGGCGAAAACCATCACGCGGAAATCAGCGAGCTGGAACTCGAGATCAAGTCCGGCGACGCCAAAGCGCTCTCCACGCTCGCCGCCGAATTGCGCGGCGCTTTTCCCGAACTCGACCCGGAAGATTTGAGCAAGGCGGAGCGAGGTTATCGGTTGCGCGAGCGTCCGGAAAGCGCGGTAGACGACGCCGAAGCATGA
- a CDS encoding uracil-DNA glycosylase codes for MNQQSSLFDEPRTHAGGFITLESQFEALPAEWRRHLKAFIDSPRYASLCAFVDSERAAGKTVYPADVFRALRLTSPGEVKVVILGQDPYHGEDKGAPQAHGLAFSVPAPVRPPPSLRNIFKEIAASLDIVAPAHGCLDSWAKQGVLLLNTSLTVERDKAGSHAKRGWEQCTDTLIHEIAERHDGVVFMLWGAHAQAKRALIDGTGKAHCVLEAPHPSPLSAHRGFLGCGHFVAANEYLKRHGREPIDWRLPAEAQLLA; via the coding sequence ATGAACCAGCAGTCTTCTCTTTTCGACGAGCCTCGCACGCACGCTGGCGGCTTCATCACGCTCGAAAGCCAGTTCGAAGCGCTGCCCGCTGAATGGCGGCGGCATCTGAAAGCATTTATCGACAGTCCGCGCTATGCGTCGTTGTGCGCTTTCGTGGATTCCGAGCGCGCCGCCGGCAAGACCGTTTATCCCGCCGATGTTTTCCGCGCATTGCGCCTCACCAGTCCTGGCGAGGTCAAAGTGGTGATTCTCGGTCAGGACCCGTATCACGGTGAAGACAAAGGCGCGCCGCAAGCGCATGGGCTTGCGTTCTCCGTGCCCGCGCCCGTGCGCCCGCCGCCGTCATTGCGCAACATCTTTAAGGAGATCGCCGCGAGTCTGGATATCGTCGCGCCCGCTCACGGCTGCCTCGATTCGTGGGCGAAACAAGGCGTGCTCTTGCTCAACACGTCGCTGACCGTCGAGCGCGATAAAGCGGGAAGCCATGCCAAGCGCGGCTGGGAACAGTGCACGGACACGCTGATCCACGAAATTGCCGAGCGCCACGATGGCGTCGTGTTCATGTTGTGGGGCGCGCACGCTCAGGCAAAACGCGCGCTGATCGACGGCACGGGAAAGGCCCATTGCGTGCTGGAAGCGCCGCATCCGTCGCCGTTGTCGGCGCATCGCGGATTTCTGGGGTGCGGGCATTTCGTCGCCGCGAACGAATATCTGAAGCGGCATGGGCGCGAGCCGATCGACTGGCGCTTGCCCGCCGAGGCACAGTTGCTCGCCTGA
- a CDS encoding FMN-dependent NADH-azoreductase, which produces MTTILQINSAARSQGAQSTLLADELTAKLQQSNPGANVVVRNLLADQLTHLDDATLGAFFTPAEQRTPEQVAINAKSEALIDELQAADIVVIAAPLYNFGVSSQLKAYFDWIARAGITFRYTATGPEGLVKGKKVFVVSARGGKYAGTPNDSQTPYLKTFLGFLGMTDVNFIYAEGLAMGPDAASAALASARDSIAAL; this is translated from the coding sequence ATGACGACGATTCTCCAGATCAACTCCGCAGCCCGCTCGCAAGGCGCTCAATCGACGCTGCTCGCCGACGAACTCACCGCGAAGCTGCAACAAAGCAATCCGGGCGCGAACGTGGTCGTCCGCAATCTGCTCGCCGACCAGCTCACGCACCTCGACGACGCCACGCTTGGCGCGTTCTTCACGCCCGCCGAACAACGCACGCCGGAACAAGTCGCCATCAACGCGAAGAGCGAAGCGCTGATCGACGAACTGCAAGCGGCCGACATCGTGGTGATCGCGGCGCCGCTTTATAACTTCGGCGTGTCGTCGCAACTGAAGGCTTATTTCGACTGGATCGCGCGGGCCGGAATCACGTTCCGCTACACCGCGACCGGCCCCGAAGGCTTGGTGAAGGGCAAGAAGGTGTTCGTGGTGTCGGCGCGTGGCGGCAAGTACGCAGGCACGCCGAACGACTCGCAAACGCCGTATCTCAAGACGTTCTTGGGCTTCCTCGGCATGACGGACGTGAACTTCATCTACGCCGAAGGCCTGGCGATGGGGCCGGACGCCGCGAGCGCAGCGCTCGCTTCGGCACGCGATTCGATCGCGGCGCTGTAA
- a CDS encoding M61 family metallopeptidase, with protein sequence MATTTLDRPVRYSIVPKNPAAHIFEVTLTVAAPDPAGQRFMLPVWIPGSYMIREFARNIVTLQAFNAAGRKIGIEKIDKHAWQAAPADGPITLRYEVYAWDMSVRAAHLDDSVGFFNGTSVFLAVEGQSAAPCIVDIQAPQGGALRNWRVATALAEARGTKRHGFGAYEAANYDELVDHPVTIGEFALGGFTAHGVKHDIVISGRVIGLDMNRLAADLKRVCEAQIALFEPRTKKAPVDRYVFMTVAVSDGYGGLEHRASTALICNRGDLPVLGRPEVSEGYRTYLGLCSHEYFHTWNVKRIKPAAFAPYDLSQENYTSLLWLFEGFTSYYDDLILVRTGLISASDYFSMLGKTIGGVLRGSGRLKQSVAQSSFDAWVKYYRADENASNAIVSYYQKGSLVALAFDLSIRAQTDNRKSLDDVMRLLWQRYGRDFYLGKARGIREDEVEALFAEATGADLRSLFRDGVRGTRDLPLDALLEPFGIALAPDLPTSGTAGKPSLGVRVRGSADCTLAVVHDGSAAQKAGLSAGDVLVALDGLRVTGSNLEALLSRYLPGAKVEVHAFRRDELRRTEVKLDGPEVSRYVLTAIDGRGPSKQWRERWLKG encoded by the coding sequence ATGGCAACGACTACGCTCGATCGACCGGTGCGCTACAGCATCGTTCCGAAGAACCCGGCCGCGCATATCTTCGAAGTCACGCTCACGGTCGCCGCGCCGGACCCGGCGGGACAACGCTTCATGCTGCCGGTGTGGATTCCGGGCAGCTACATGATTCGCGAATTCGCGCGCAATATCGTCACGTTGCAGGCGTTCAACGCGGCAGGGCGCAAGATCGGTATCGAAAAAATCGACAAGCACGCGTGGCAAGCCGCGCCGGCGGATGGCCCCATCACGCTGCGTTACGAGGTGTACGCGTGGGACATGTCGGTACGCGCCGCGCATCTGGATGACAGCGTCGGCTTCTTCAACGGCACGAGCGTGTTTCTCGCGGTGGAGGGGCAGTCGGCTGCGCCGTGTATCGTCGATATTCAAGCGCCGCAGGGCGGAGCGCTGCGCAACTGGCGCGTCGCCACGGCGCTTGCCGAAGCGCGTGGCACGAAGCGCCATGGTTTCGGCGCGTACGAGGCCGCGAATTACGACGAACTCGTCGATCATCCGGTGACGATCGGCGAATTCGCGCTCGGCGGTTTCACCGCGCATGGCGTGAAGCACGACATCGTGATTTCGGGACGCGTGATCGGGCTCGACATGAACCGGCTCGCGGCGGACCTCAAACGCGTGTGCGAAGCGCAGATCGCGCTCTTCGAACCGCGCACGAAGAAAGCGCCGGTGGATCGCTACGTGTTCATGACGGTCGCCGTCAGCGATGGTTACGGCGGGCTGGAACATCGCGCATCCACGGCGCTGATCTGCAATCGCGGCGACTTGCCGGTGCTTGGCCGACCCGAAGTCAGCGAAGGTTATCGCACCTATCTTGGCCTCTGCAGCCACGAATACTTCCATACGTGGAACGTAAAGCGCATCAAGCCGGCGGCGTTCGCGCCGTACGATCTGTCGCAGGAAAATTACACGTCGCTTTTGTGGCTCTTCGAAGGCTTCACGTCGTATTACGACGACCTGATCCTTGTGCGCACCGGCCTTATTTCCGCGAGCGATTACTTCTCGATGCTCGGTAAGACCATCGGCGGCGTGTTGCGCGGAAGCGGGCGGCTCAAGCAGTCGGTGGCGCAGAGTTCGTTCGACGCATGGGTGAAGTACTACCGCGCCGACGAGAACGCATCGAACGCCATCGTCAGTTACTACCAGAAGGGTTCGCTCGTCGCGCTCGCGTTCGATTTGTCGATCCGCGCGCAGACGGACAACCGTAAGTCGCTCGACGATGTCATGCGTCTCTTGTGGCAGCGCTACGGACGCGACTTCTATCTCGGCAAGGCACGGGGCATCCGCGAGGACGAAGTGGAAGCGCTCTTCGCCGAGGCCACCGGCGCGGATCTGCGCTCGCTCTTCCGCGACGGCGTGCGCGGCACGCGCGACTTGCCGCTCGACGCGCTCCTCGAGCCGTTCGGCATAGCACTCGCGCCCGATCTGCCGACGAGCGGCACGGCCGGCAAGCCGTCGCTCGGCGTGCGCGTGCGGGGCAGCGCGGATTGCACGCTGGCGGTCGTGCACGACGGCAGCGCCGCGCAGAAGGCGGGGCTTTCGGCGGGCGATGTTCTAGTGGCCCTCGATGGTCTGCGTGTGACGGGATCGAATCTGGAGGCGCTGTTGTCGCGTTATCTGCCGGGTGCGAAGGTCGAAGTACACGCGTTTCGCCGCGACGAACTGCGTCGTACCGAAGTGAAGCTCGACGGCCCCGAAGTGTCGCGTTACGTGCTGACGGCTATCGACGGGCGCGGACCGTCGAAACAATGGCGCGAGCGCTGGCTGAAGGGCTGA
- a CDS encoding DsbC family protein: MKRTLRTALAAAAALAVTLGLGCTAQADQTTDKIKSTLESRMGDANIKSVDKTPIPGLYEVNLGSQIVYTDATGNYVLIGDLVDTRSSKNLTEARLSETNKIDFAKLPFENAVKVVKGNGSRKIAVFSDPNCPYCKQLESTLKSIDNVTVYTFLYPVLSPDSTAKSKSIWCSKDRAMSWEGWMLDRKAPTTAASCDTTAIDKNLKLGHTMNVSGTPTVFLADGRRLPGAVPADRLEKELSTAH, from the coding sequence ATGAAACGCACACTTCGAACGGCACTCGCAGCGGCCGCGGCACTCGCCGTGACGCTTGGTCTCGGCTGTACGGCGCAGGCCGACCAGACCACCGACAAGATCAAGTCCACGCTCGAATCGCGCATGGGCGACGCGAACATCAAGAGTGTCGACAAGACGCCCATTCCAGGGCTCTATGAAGTGAACCTCGGCTCGCAGATCGTCTATACCGACGCCACCGGCAACTACGTGCTGATCGGCGATCTCGTCGATACGCGCAGCAGCAAGAATCTCACGGAAGCGCGGCTCTCCGAGACCAACAAGATCGACTTCGCGAAGCTGCCTTTCGAGAACGCGGTGAAAGTGGTGAAGGGCAACGGCAGCCGCAAGATCGCGGTGTTCTCGGACCCGAATTGCCCGTATTGCAAGCAACTCGAATCGACCTTGAAGTCCATCGATAACGTCACCGTGTACACGTTCCTGTATCCCGTGCTCTCGCCGGATTCGACCGCGAAGTCGAAGTCGATCTGGTGCTCGAAAGATCGCGCGATGAGCTGGGAAGGCTGGATGCTGGACCGCAAGGCGCCGACCACGGCCGCCTCGTGCGACACCACCGCCATCGACAAGAACCTGAAGCTCGGCCACACGATGAACGTGAGCGGCACGCCGACCGTGTTCCTCGCGGACGGCCGCCGTCTGCCAGGCGCCGTTCCCGCCGACCGGCTGGAGAAGGAACTTTCGACCGCGCATTGA
- a CDS encoding UbiH/UbiF family hydroxylase codes for MTSHPLTFHAVVVGGGLVGKTAALALAQSGLRTALLAPQAAALPAGAAFDSRIYALSSSSQTLLERLRVWQALDRTRLGPVFDMRVFGDTHAELHFSAFQASVPQLAWIVESNLIEQSLDAALRFQPSLSWFESRAQGMTVEDDAAHVTLASGETLEADLIVGADGAHSWVRAQMGAKVDRRDYRQTGVVANFKAERPHGETAYQWFRDSEIIALLPLPGDHVSLVWSARTEHADELLALDPAQLAAQVEQATQNMLGTLECVTPAQGFPLALQTVDKLIAPRVALIGDAAHLIHPLAGQGMNLGLRDVAALADVIANKEGFRNLGDPILLRRYERARREDIQKLMLATDGLQRLFSVPGTLARAVRNTGMALVGAQPLVKRWLVSAALG; via the coding sequence ATGACTTCGCATCCCCTGACCTTTCATGCAGTTGTCGTCGGCGGCGGGCTCGTTGGCAAGACCGCTGCGCTCGCGCTCGCGCAATCCGGCTTGCGCACCGCGTTGCTCGCGCCGCAAGCCGCCGCCTTGCCCGCGGGCGCCGCGTTCGATTCGCGCATCTACGCGCTCTCGTCGAGTTCGCAGACGCTGCTCGAACGGCTGCGCGTCTGGCAAGCGCTCGATCGCACGCGGCTCGGGCCCGTCTTCGACATGCGCGTGTTCGGCGACACGCACGCGGAACTGCACTTCTCCGCGTTCCAGGCCTCGGTGCCGCAGCTCGCGTGGATCGTCGAGTCGAATCTGATCGAACAGTCGCTCGACGCCGCGCTGCGCTTCCAGCCGAGTCTGTCGTGGTTCGAATCGCGCGCGCAGGGCATGACGGTCGAGGACGATGCCGCGCACGTCACGCTTGCAAGCGGCGAGACGCTCGAAGCGGATCTGATCGTCGGCGCGGATGGCGCGCATTCTTGGGTGCGCGCGCAAATGGGCGCGAAGGTCGACCGGCGCGATTATCGGCAGACGGGCGTGGTCGCGAATTTCAAGGCGGAGCGGCCACACGGCGAGACCGCTTACCAATGGTTCCGCGACTCGGAAATCATCGCGCTGCTGCCGCTGCCGGGCGATCACGTCTCACTCGTCTGGTCCGCGCGCACCGAACACGCCGACGAACTCCTCGCGCTCGATCCCGCGCAACTCGCGGCACAAGTCGAACAGGCCACGCAAAACATGCTCGGCACGCTCGAATGCGTGACGCCCGCGCAAGGCTTCCCGCTCGCGTTGCAAACGGTCGACAAGCTGATCGCGCCACGTGTCGCGCTTATCGGCGACGCCGCGCATCTGATTCATCCGCTAGCCGGGCAAGGCATGAACCTCGGTTTGCGCGATGTCGCCGCGCTCGCGGATGTCATCGCCAATAAAGAAGGTTTTCGCAATCTTGGCGATCCCATTTTGCTGCGCCGCTACGAACGCGCGCGCCGCGAAGACATACAAAAACTCATGTTGGCGACAGACGGCTTGCAACGGCTTTTCTCGGTGCCGGGCACGCTTGCGCGCGCGGTTCGCAATACCGGCATGGCGCTCGTGGGCGCGCAGCCACTCGTCAAGCGCTGGCTGGTTTCGGCCGCGCTCGGTTAA
- the ychF gene encoding redox-regulated ATPase YchF: MSLQCGIVGLPNVGKSTLFNALTKAGIAAENYPFCTIEPNVGVVEVPDARLTALAEIVKPERILPAVVEFVDIAGLVAGASKGEGLGNQFLANIRETDAITHVVRCFDDENVIHVAGKIDPLDDIGVINTELALADLSTVEKALTRYSKAAKSGNDKEAGKLVAVLEKVRAQLDEAKPVRALSLNEDEQALIKPFCLITAKPTMYVANVKDDGFENNPYLDAVRKHADAENAPVVAVCAAIEAEIADLDDADKQDFLADMGMDEPGLNRVIRAGFKLLGLQTYFTAGVKEVRAWTIHIGDTAPQAAGAIHTDFERGFIRAQTIAFDDYVAFKGEQGAKEAGKMRAEGKEYVVHDGDVMNFLFNV, from the coding sequence ATGAGCCTCCAATGCGGCATCGTCGGCTTGCCTAACGTCGGCAAGTCCACTCTATTCAATGCTTTGACCAAGGCGGGTATTGCCGCCGAGAACTATCCGTTCTGCACCATCGAGCCGAATGTCGGCGTGGTCGAAGTGCCGGACGCGCGCCTCACCGCGCTCGCCGAAATCGTGAAGCCCGAGCGTATCCTGCCGGCCGTCGTCGAGTTCGTGGATATCGCGGGTCTCGTCGCGGGCGCGTCGAAGGGCGAAGGTCTCGGCAATCAGTTCCTCGCGAACATCCGCGAGACGGATGCGATCACGCACGTCGTGCGCTGCTTCGACGACGAGAACGTGATCCACGTCGCGGGCAAGATCGATCCGCTGGACGATATCGGCGTCATCAACACGGAACTCGCGCTTGCGGATCTGTCGACGGTCGAAAAGGCGCTCACGCGTTATTCGAAGGCGGCGAAGTCGGGCAACGACAAGGAAGCGGGCAAGCTCGTCGCCGTGCTCGAAAAAGTGCGCGCGCAGCTCGACGAGGCCAAGCCGGTGCGTGCGCTTTCGTTGAACGAAGACGAGCAGGCGCTCATCAAGCCGTTTTGCCTCATCACGGCGAAGCCGACCATGTATGTGGCGAACGTGAAGGACGACGGTTTCGAGAACAACCCGTATCTCGACGCCGTTCGCAAGCATGCGGACGCGGAGAACGCGCCGGTCGTCGCGGTGTGCGCGGCAATCGAAGCGGAAATCGCCGATCTGGACGACGCGGACAAGCAGGACTTCCTCGCCGACATGGGCATGGACGAGCCGGGCTTGAACCGCGTGATCCGGGCGGGTTTCAAGTTGCTTGGCTTGCAGACGTACTTCACGGCTGGCGTGAAGGAAGTGCGCGCGTGGACCATTCATATCGGCGATACGGCGCCTCAGGCCGCTGGCGCCATCCATACCGATTTCGAGCGCGGCTTCATTCGCGCGCAGACCATCGCGTTCGATGACTACGTCGCGTTCAAGGGCGAGCAAGGCGCAAAGGAAGCCGGGAAGATGCGGGCCGAAGGCAAGGAATACGTCGTGCACGACGGGGACGTGATGAACTTTTTGTTCAACGTTTGA
- a CDS encoding DUF3761 domain-containing protein, translated as MKGPAFLRSLAVTCCIALSASVIPCTPAHAYANSANANSFNPQPDENDLDRHGHYVNRDGNVIHAPSRSRSGAVPEGATAQCRDGSYSFSRHHGGTCSRHGGVARWQ; from the coding sequence ATGAAAGGACCCGCGTTTCTGCGTTCGCTCGCTGTCACGTGTTGCATTGCGTTGTCCGCGAGCGTCATCCCTTGCACACCGGCGCACGCGTACGCGAACAGCGCGAACGCGAACAGCTTCAACCCGCAACCTGACGAAAACGACCTCGACAGACATGGCCATTACGTCAACCGCGACGGCAACGTAATCCATGCGCCCTCTCGCTCGCGTTCGGGTGCGGTACCCGAAGGCGCGACCGCGCAGTGCCGCGACGGCTCGTACAGCTTCAGCCGCCACCACGGCGGAACGTGTTCGCGGCATGGCGGCGTGGCGCGCTGGCAATAG
- the ettA gene encoding energy-dependent translational throttle protein EttA → MAQYVFTMNRVGKIVPPKRQILKDISLSFFPGAKIGLLGLNGSGKSTLIRIMAGVDKDIEGDATPMPNLNIGYLPQEPQLDPQQTVRQAVEEGLGDVFQATKKLDEIYAAYAEPDADFDKLAAEQAKYEAILATSDGGSPEQQLEVAADALRLPAWDATIEHLSGGEKRRVALCKLLLQKPDMLLLDEPTNHLDAESVEWLEQFLTRYPGTVVAVTHDRYFLDNAAEWILELDRGHGIPWKGNYSSWLDQKEERLKQEESSESARQKAIKKELEWVRQNPKGRQAKSKARIARFEELNSQEYQKRNETQEIFIPVGDRLGNEVIEFKNVSKAYGDRLLIDNLSMKIPAGAIVGIIGPNGAGKSTLFRMLTGKEQPDSGEIVQGPTVRLAYVDQSRDALGADKTVFEEISGGADVLTVGKYETPSRAYIGRFNFKGSDQQKLVGNLSGGERGRLHLAKTLIAGGNVLLLDEPSNDLDVETLRALEDALLEFAGSVMVISHDRWFLDRIATHIIAFEGDSHVEFFDGNYQEYEADKRKRLGEEAARPKRLRYKPITR, encoded by the coding sequence ATGGCCCAATACGTCTTCACCATGAACCGCGTCGGCAAGATCGTCCCGCCGAAGCGTCAGATCCTGAAAGACATCTCCCTCTCGTTCTTCCCCGGCGCGAAGATCGGTCTGCTCGGTCTCAACGGTTCGGGCAAGTCCACACTCATCCGGATCATGGCGGGCGTCGATAAGGACATCGAAGGCGACGCCACGCCGATGCCCAATCTGAACATCGGCTATTTGCCGCAGGAACCGCAACTCGATCCGCAACAAACCGTGCGTCAGGCAGTCGAAGAAGGTCTCGGCGATGTCTTTCAGGCAACCAAGAAGCTCGACGAAATCTACGCCGCTTACGCCGAGCCCGACGCCGACTTCGACAAGCTCGCCGCCGAGCAAGCGAAGTACGAAGCCATCCTCGCGACGAGCGACGGCGGCAGCCCCGAGCAGCAACTCGAAGTCGCCGCCGATGCGCTGCGCCTGCCCGCGTGGGACGCGACCATCGAACATCTTTCGGGCGGCGAAAAGCGCCGCGTCGCGCTGTGCAAGCTCCTGCTGCAAAAGCCCGACATGCTCCTGCTCGACGAACCGACCAACCACCTCGACGCCGAATCCGTCGAATGGCTCGAACAGTTCTTGACGCGCTATCCGGGCACCGTCGTCGCGGTCACGCACGATCGCTACTTCCTCGACAACGCCGCCGAATGGATTCTCGAACTCGACCGCGGTCACGGCATTCCGTGGAAGGGCAACTACAGCAGCTGGCTCGACCAGAAGGAAGAGCGCCTGAAGCAGGAAGAATCGAGCGAATCCGCCCGCCAGAAAGCCATCAAGAAGGAACTGGAATGGGTGCGCCAAAATCCGAAGGGACGTCAGGCGAAGTCGAAGGCGCGCATCGCACGCTTCGAGGAACTCAACAGCCAGGAATATCAGAAGCGCAACGAGACGCAGGAAATCTTCATTCCCGTGGGCGATCGTCTCGGCAATGAAGTCATCGAGTTTAAGAATGTCAGCAAGGCGTATGGCGACCGGCTGCTGATCGACAACCTTAGCATGAAGATTCCGGCGGGCGCGATCGTCGGTATCATCGGGCCGAACGGCGCGGGCAAGTCCACGCTGTTCCGCATGCTGACCGGCAAGGAGCAGCCGGATTCCGGCGAGATCGTGCAAGGGCCGACGGTCAGGCTCGCCTATGTCGATCAAAGCCGCGACGCGCTTGGCGCCGACAAGACCGTGTTCGAGGAAATCTCCGGCGGCGCGGATGTGCTCACGGTTGGCAAGTACGAAACGCCGTCGCGCGCGTATATCGGCCGCTTCAACTTCAAGGGCAGCGATCAGCAGAAGCTCGTCGGCAATCTGTCGGGCGGCGAACGCGGACGTCTGCATCTGGCGAAAACGCTGATCGCGGGCGGCAACGTCTTGCTGCTCGACGAACCGTCCAACGACCTCGACGTCGAAACGCTCCGCGCGCTCGAAGACGCGTTACTCGAATTCGCCGGCTCGGTCATGGTGATCTCGCATGATCGCTGGTTCCTGGACCGTATCGCCACGCACATCATCGCGTTCGAAGGCGACTCGCACGTCGAGTTCTTCGACGGCAACTATCAGGAATACGAGGCCGACAAGCGCAAGCGGCTCGGCGAAGAAGCCGCGAGGCCGAAGCGTCTGCGCTACAAGCCGATCACGCGCTGA